The Narcine bancroftii isolate sNarBan1 chromosome 6, sNarBan1.hap1, whole genome shotgun sequence genome window below encodes:
- the LOC138737326 gene encoding uncharacterized protein — translation MINSQRPSVAEGDGGKEGDGGKEGDGAKVGDGAKEGDGAKEGDGAKEGDGAKEGDGAKEGDGAKEGDGAKEGDGAKEGDGAKEGDGAKEGDGAKEGDGAKEGDGAKEGDGAKEGDGAKEGDGAKEGDGAKEGDGAKEGDGAKEGDGAKEGDGAKEGDGAKEGDGAKEGDGAKEGDGAKEGDGAKERDGAKERDGAKERDGAKEGDRRGRGSGGKETGEGDGGKEGDGGKEGDGAKVGDGAKEGDGAKEGDGAKEGDGAKEGDGAKEGDGAKEGDGAKEGDGAKEGDGAKEGDGAKEGDGAKEGDGAKEGDGAKEGDGAKEGDGAKEGDGAKEGDGAKEGDGAKEGDGAKEGDGAKEGDGAKEGDGAKEGDGAKEGDGAKEGDGAKEGDGAKEGDGAKEGDGAKEGDGAKEGDGAKERDGAKERDGAKERDGAKERDGAKEGDRRGRGTGGKETGVGRTGGRETGGTGRRETGEGWRRGEREKGDGGQGDGDGGRVEE, via the exons ATGATTAATTCACAACGACCATCCGTTGCG gagggagacggggggaaggagggagacggggggaaggagggagacgggGCGAAGGTGGGAGACGGGGCGAAGGAGGGAGACGGGGCGAAGGAGGGAGACGGGGCGAAGGAGGGAGACGGGGCGAAGGAGGGAGACGGGGCGAAGGAGGGAGACGGGGCGAAGGAGGGAGACGGGGCGAAGGAGGGAGACGGGGCGAAGGAGGGAGACGGGGCGAAGGAGGGAGACGGGGCGAAGGAGGGAGACGGGGCGAAGGAGGGAGACGGGGCGAAGGAGGGAGACGGGGCGAAGGAGGGAGACGGGGCGAAGGAGGGAGACGGGGCGAAGGAGGGAGACGGGGCGAAGGAGGGAGACGGGGCGAAGGAGGGAGACGGGGCGAAGGAGGGAGACGGGGCGAAGGAGGGAGACGGGGCGAAGGAGGGAGACGGGGCGAAGGAGGGAGACGGGGCGAAGGAGGGAGACGGGGCGAAGGAGGGAGACGGGGCGAAGGAGGGAGACGGGGCGAAGGAGGGAGACGGGGCGAAGGAGCGAGACGGGGCGAAGGAGCGAGACGGGGCGAAGGAGCGAGACGGGGCGAAGGAGGGAGACAGACGGGGGCGGGGgtcaggaggaaaggagacgggg gagggagacggggggaaggagggagacggggggaaggagggagacgggGCGAAGGTGGGAGACGGGGCGAAGGAGGGAGACGGGGCGAAGGAGGGAGACGGGGCGAAGGAGGGAGACGGGGCGAAGGAGGGAGACGGGGCGAAGGAGGGAGACGGGGCGAAGGAGGGAGACGGGGCGAAGGAGGGAGACGGGGCGAAGGAGGGAGACGGGGCGAAGGAGGGAGACGGGGCGAAGGAGGGAGACGGGGCGAAGGAGGGAGACGGGGCGAAGGAGGGAGACGGGGCGAAGGAGGGAGACGGGGCGAAGGAGGGAGACGGGGCGAAGGAGGGAGACGGGGCGAAGGAGGGAGACGGGGCGAAGGAGGGAGACGGGGCGAAGGAGGGAGACGGGGCGAAGGAGGGAGACGGGGCGAAGGAGGGAGACGGGGCGAAGGAGGGAGACGGGGCGAAGGAGGGAGACGGGGCGAAGGAGGGAGACGGGGCGAAGGAGGGAGACGGGGCGAAGGAGGGAGACGGGGCGAAGGAGGGAGACGGGGCGAAGGAGGGAGACGGGGCGAAGGAGGGAGACGGGGCGAAGGAGGGAGACGGGGCGAAGGAGCGAGACGGGGCGAAGGAGCGAGACGGGGCGAAGGAGCGAGACGGGGCGAAGGAGCGAGACGGGGCGAAGGAGGGAGACAGACGGGGGCGGGGgacaggaggaaaggagacgggggtGGGAAGAACAGGGggaagggagacgggggggacAGGGAGAAGGGAGACGGGGGAAGGATGGAgacggggggagagggagaagggagacGGAGGACAGGGAGATGGGGACGGGGGAAGGGTGGAGGAGTGA